A genome region from Brassica oleracea var. oleracea cultivar TO1000 chromosome C2, BOL, whole genome shotgun sequence includes the following:
- the LOC106322691 gene encoding E3 ubiquitin protein ligase RIE1-like, which produces MSSSPPQSPSSSPTMSDSTSPLLRSRQSPRRRQPLLASLIGRASGRRGASVVVRETAAQELEDRRADWGYSKPVVALDMLWNSAFVVVAVVMLLISKEEEPNVPVRVWICGYALQCLVHVVLVWLEFRKRSMRAGDLEAGEGSGRGRSRDSDDEDGDERILSAKTCESMNTIVSFVWWIVGFYWLVSGGEILLENASHLYWLTFVFLAFDVFFAVFCVVLACLIGIALCCCLPCIIALLYAVAGQDGASEADLSILPKYKFQMMNNGEKQSDGGGKMIPMEAGTDYSGNERVLLAEDADCCICLSSYEDGTELVTLPCNHHFHSTCIVKWLKMNATCPLCKFNIVEGNEQD; this is translated from the exons ATGTCTTCTTCTCCACCTCAATCCCCTTCCTCTTCACCAACCATGTCCGATTCCACCTCACCTCTTCTCCGCTCCCGCCAATCTCCCCGCCGCCGCCAGCCCTTACTCGCGTCGCTCATAGGCCGAGCTTCGGGTCGGCGAGGAGCTTCGGTGGTTGTGAGAGAGACGGCTGCACAGGAGCTCGAAGACAGACGAGCCGATTGGGGCTACTCCAAACCCGTCGTGGCTCTCGATATGCTCTGGAACAGTGCCTTTGTGGTCGTCGCGGTGGTGATGCTTTTGATTTCAAAGGAGGAGGAGCCTAACGTCCCGGTTAGGGTTTGGATCTGTGGGTACGCGCTTCAGTGTCTTGTTCATGTGGTGCTTGTGTGGTTGGAGTTTAGGAAGAGGAGCATGCGCGCTGGGGATTTGGAAGCTGGGGAAGGCTCTGGTCGTGGACGTAGTCGTGATAGTGATGATGAAGATGGTGATGAGAGGATCCTCAG CGCTAAGACTTGCGAATCAATGAACACCATTGTATCATTTGTCTGGTGGATTGTTGGCTTCTACTGGCTTGTATCTGGTGGTGAAATCCTTCTGGAAAATGCTTCGCATTTGTACTG GTTGACTTTTGTTTTCCTGGCATTTGATGTGTTCTTCGCCGTCTTTTGCGTTGTGCTGGCATGCCTTATCGGAATCGCCCTATGTTGCTGCCTCCCTTGTATTATTGCTCTTCTTTATGCGGTTGCCGGGCAG GACGGTGCATCAGAAGCAGATCTTAGCATCCTTCCCAAGTACAAGTTTCAGATGATGAACAATGGAGAAAAGCAAAGTGACGGTGGAGGGAAAATGATACCCATGGAGGCAGGCACTGACTATTCAGGAAACGAACGAGTCCTTTTGGCAGAAGATGCT GACTGTTGTATATGTCTGAGTTCGTATGAAGATGGAACAGAGCTGGTGACACTTCCTTGCAACCACCACTTTCATTCGACGTGTATTGTGAAATGGCTGAAAATGAATGCGACATGTCCATTGTGTAAGTTCAATATTGTCGAAGGTAATGAACAAGACTGA
- the LOC106322692 gene encoding annexin D5 codes for MATMKIPMTVPSPRVDAEQLFKAFKGRGCDASVIINILAHRNATQRALIEQEYETKFSDDLRKRLQSELHGHLKKALLLWMPEAVERDASILKQALRGAVTDHKAVAEIICTRSGSQLRQIKQVYLNTFGVRVEQDVESEASGNHKRVLLAYLNTTRYEGPEIDDKIVENDARVLKKAVARKHKSDDQTLIQIFTDRSRTHLVALRSTYRSMFGKELGKAIRDETRGNFEHVLLTILQCAENSSFYFAKALRKSMKGLGTDDTALIRMVVTRAEVDMHYIVSEYRKRYKKTLYNAVQSDTSGHYKTFLLSLLGPNV; via the exons GAAGAGGTTGCGATGCTTCGGTAATAATCAACATCTTAGCTCACCGCAATGCAACGCAACGAGCTCTCATCGAACAAGAATACGAAACTAAGTTCTCAGACGACCTTCGAAAGCGTCTCCAATCTGAGCTTCACGGTCATCTCAAG AAAGCCCTTCTTCTGTGGATGCCTGAAGCAGTAGAGCGAGACGCTTCAATACTGAAACAAGCACTGAGAGGAGCCGTGACTGATCACAAAGCGGTCGCTGAGATTATATGTACACGCTCTGGCTCTCAGCTTCGTCAGATCAAACAGGTTTACTTAAACACATTTGGTGTCAGAGTAGAACAAGACGTTGAATCTGAAGCTTCTGGCAATCACAAAAGA GTTTTGCTCGCTTATTTGAACACTACACGGTATGAAGGACCAGAGATCGATGACAAGATCGTAGAGAATGACGCTAGGGTTCTCAAGAAGGCGGTTGCGAGGAAGCACAAGTCTGATGACCAGACGTTGATTCAGATTTTCACAGACCGAAGCAGGACTCACCTGGTCGCTCTTAGATCTACTTACCGTTCAATGTTCGGCAAAGAACTTGGAAAG GCCATTAGGGATGAGACACGTGGGAACTTCGAGCATGTCCTTCTGACGATCTTACAGTGTGCTGAAAACTCTTCTTTCTATTTCGCAAAG GCGCTGAGAAAATCGATGAAAGGGTTAGGAACAGATGACACGGCGTTGATTAGAATGGTGGTGACAAGAGCAGAGGTTGATATGCATTACATCGTTTCAGAGTATCGCAAGAGATACAAGAAGACTTTGTACAATGCTGTTCAGTCTGATACAAGTGGTCACTACAAAACGTTTCTCCTCTCTCTTCTAGGCCCCAACGTTTGA